From Chlorogloeopsis sp. ULAP01, a single genomic window includes:
- a CDS encoding HlyD family efflux transporter periplasmic adaptor subunit, translated as MLNLSNSDYLPPIQDNEFLPPIGRWTTISALVIVCAVGLAIPTASVTKYKVTVKGQATVRPAGELRMVQAATDGQVMQVFIVENQVVNKGDVIATIDHSKLQTKRSQLQSNIQQSRLQLVQIDAQVSAIARQRGAETDRIERIVAAAEFELSHRSRDYRDKQIITTADVEEAEANVKAAMAGFRAAQTKRNRYEGVAKVGALSQDQFEEAQLAVRQHSSAVESAKAKLQRVRAALNPSHAEVAIASERLAQEKATGKAAIATLDKERLALIGQRIEIQKQLERDIHEFQQVNSDFSQTVITATADGIISKLNLRNPGQTISAGGEIAQIVPSNAPMEVKAMVRLQDRNKLKQGQNVQMRVSACPYPDYGTLKGKVKAIAPDAIVPQRNGTTTTPLTATNQKTSAIDAFYEITIKPESLSLGESKHQCVLQLGMEGSVDIISREETVLKLLLRKARLIADW; from the coding sequence ATGCTTAACCTTTCCAACTCCGATTACCTACCTCCAATCCAAGACAACGAGTTTCTGCCACCAATTGGTCGTTGGACTACTATAAGTGCATTAGTTATTGTCTGTGCTGTCGGACTAGCCATTCCCACTGCCTCTGTAACTAAATATAAGGTGACAGTCAAAGGACAGGCTACTGTTCGTCCTGCTGGGGAATTGCGAATGGTTCAAGCTGCTACAGACGGTCAGGTAATGCAAGTCTTTATTGTAGAGAATCAAGTTGTCAACAAAGGGGATGTGATTGCTACTATTGATCACTCGAAGTTGCAAACTAAAAGGAGCCAACTGCAAAGTAACATTCAGCAGAGTCGATTACAACTGGTTCAGATCGATGCTCAAGTGAGCGCGATCGCTCGCCAAAGGGGAGCCGAAACTGACCGAATTGAGCGCATTGTTGCTGCGGCTGAATTTGAACTCTCGCACCGCAGCCGAGACTATCGGGACAAGCAAATTATTACTACTGCTGATGTTGAAGAAGCCGAGGCAAACGTCAAAGCAGCGATGGCTGGTTTTAGAGCAGCCCAAACCAAACGAAACAGGTACGAAGGTGTAGCCAAAGTAGGAGCCTTGTCGCAAGACCAATTTGAGGAAGCACAATTAGCCGTTCGCCAGCACTCATCAGCAGTTGAGTCAGCTAAAGCCAAGTTGCAGCGCGTTCGAGCTGCTCTCAATCCTAGTCATGCAGAAGTTGCGATCGCTTCTGAGCGTCTTGCCCAAGAAAAAGCTACGGGAAAAGCCGCGATCGCGACGTTAGATAAAGAACGTCTTGCTCTGATCGGGCAACGGATTGAAATCCAAAAACAGCTAGAGCGCGATATCCATGAATTTCAACAAGTTAACAGCGATTTTAGCCAGACAGTGATTACAGCCACAGCAGACGGCATCATCTCCAAGCTAAATCTACGAAACCCTGGTCAAACTATATCTGCGGGAGGGGAGATTGCCCAGATTGTCCCCAGCAATGCTCCAATGGAGGTGAAGGCGATGGTACGGCTTCAAGACAGAAATAAGTTGAAACAAGGGCAAAATGTACAGATGCGGGTTTCTGCCTGTCCTTATCCAGATTATGGCACTCTTAAGGGTAAAGTGAAGGCGATCGCTCCAGATGCAATCGTTCCCCAAAGAAATGGTACTACCACCACCCCGCTCACAGCTACTAATCAAAAAACATCTGCTATTGATGCCTTCTACGAGATAACAATTAAACCAGAAAGTCTTTCTCTAGGTGAAAGTAAACACCAATGTGTGCTTCAACTGGGAATGGAGGGTAGTGTCGATATTATTTCTAGGGAAGAGACTGTGCTTAAACTCTTGCTTAGGAAAGCAAGGCTAATCGCGGACTGGTGA